Proteins co-encoded in one Rattus rattus isolate New Zealand chromosome 5, Rrattus_CSIRO_v1, whole genome shotgun sequence genomic window:
- the Serping1 gene encoding plasma protease C1 inhibitor — translation MASKLTPLTLLLLLLAGDRAFSDSEVTSHSSQDPLVVQEGSRDSVPERDGSWSPTEHTGQSSTWPTTSGSTKISNDTMDQVANESFIQHVQPAAQLPEDSPSQPLLNSSSQSPMNSSSPPSTASAPPTQAPTEPLCPEPLAWCSDSDRDSSEATLSEALTDFSVKLYHAFSATKKAETNMAFSPFSIASLLTQVLLGAGDSTKSNLEDILSYPKDFACVHQALKAFSSKGVTSVSQIFHSPDLAIRDTYVNASLSLYGSSPRVLGPDSDANLKLINTWVAENTNHKINELLDSLPSDTRLVLLNAVYLSAKWKKTFEQKKMMASFLYKNSMIKVPMLSSKKYPLALFNDQTLKAKVGQLQLSHNLSFVIMVPQSPTHQLEAMEKALNPTVFKAILKKLELSKFQPTYVMMPRIKVKSSQDMLSIMEKMEFFDFTYDLNLCGLTEDPDLQVSSMKHETVLELTETGVEAAAASTISVARNLLIFEVQQPFLFLLWDQRHKFPVFMGRVYDPRA, via the exons ATGGCCTCCAAGCTGACCCCACTgaccctcctcctgctgctgctagcTGGG GATAGAGCCTTCTCAGATTCTGAAGTGACCAGCCACAGCTCCCAGGATCCACTAGTAGTTcaagagggaagcagagacagcgtCCCTGAAAGAGATGGCTCCTGGAGTCCCACTGAGCACACAGGACAGTCTTCTACCTGGCCAACAACCAGTGGATCCACCAAAATATCAAATGACACCATGGATCAAGTAGCCAACGAGTCCTTCATCCAGCATGTCCAACCAGCTGCTCAGCTACCTGAGGATTCTCCCAGCCAGCCCCTTCTGAATTCTTCCAGCCAGTCTCCCATGAATTCTTCCAGCCCACCCTCCACAGCCTCAGCCCCTCCCACCCAGGCTCCTACTGAACCCCTCTGCCCAGAGCCACTTGCTTGGTGCTCTGATTCAGACAGAGACTCCTCAGAGGCTACATTGTCGGAGGCTTTGACAGATTTCTCTGTGAAACTCTACCACGCCTTCTCGGCTACGAAGAAGGCTGAGACCAACATGGCCTTTTCCCCATTCAGCATTGCTAGCCTCCTCACGCAGGTCCTTCTTG gggctggagacagcACCAAGAGCAACTTGGAGGACATCCTTTCCTACCCCAAGGATTTCGCCTGTGTCCACCAGGCACTAAAGGCTTTTTCATCCAAAGGTGTCACTTCTGTGTCTCAGATTTTCCACAGCCCAG ATCTAGCCATACGGGACACCTATGTGAACGCCTCTCTGAGCCTGTATGGAAGCAGCCCCAGAGTCCTGGGTCCAGACAGTGATGCTAACTTAAAGCTCATCAACACCTGGGTGGCGGAGAACACCAACCACAAGATCAACGAGCTGCTGGACAGCCTGCCCTCTGACACCCGCCTCGTCCTTCTCAATGCCGTCTACTTGAGTG CCAAGTGGAAGAAAACCTTTGAGCAGAAGAAGATGATGGCGTCTTTCCTCTACAAGAACTCTATGATTAAAGTGCCCATGTTGAGTAGCAAAAAGTACCCTCTGGCCCTTTTCAATGACCAGACTTTGAAGGCCAAG GTGGGACAGCTGCAGCTCTCTCACAACCTGAGCTTTGTGATCATGGTACCCCAGAGCCCGACACACCAACTTGAAGCCATGGAAAAGGCACTCAACCCCACTGtcttcaaggccatcctgaagAAGCTAGAGCTGTCCAAGTTTCAGCCCACTTACGTGATGATGCCTCGCATTAAAGTAAAGAGCAGCCAAGACATGCTGTCAATCATGGAGAAAATGG AATTCTTTGACTTCACTTACGATCTCAACCTGTGTGGGCTGACCGAGGACCCAGATCTTCAGGTGTCTTCCATGAAACACGAGACGGTGCTGGAACTGACAGAGACAGGCGTGGAAGCAGCCGCAGCCTCCACCATCTCCGTGGCCCGAAACTTACTCATCTTTGAGGTGCAGCagcctttcctcttcctgctctgggACCAGCGACACAAGTTCCCAGTCTTCATGGGCCGTGTATATGACCCCAGGGCCTGA